In the genome of Aspergillus flavus chromosome 8, complete sequence, one region contains:
- a CDS encoding putative GPI anchored cell wall protein (hypothetical protein AOR_1_6024) — MVRVLQSLLLLAASLSATLAADESTTVVQILNGHYNTLAFSDLRGSVVGGNAQATTYAVNCKEDSSSCPLTKPITITQGPSTFTMSAVYTMTTMGAKGTGTIVQDCDITSSTATAVCSVSVGAAVEYKGKSTSTSFATTATATGSAEVLYEPLTITAGLGNFNKAGPTGATATGAAADNHPARVGMAGAAAAAVAGALVL; from the coding sequence ATGGTGCGTGTCCTCCagtctctccttctcctggCCGCCAGCCTCTCAGCCACCCTTGCCGCCGACGAGTCCACCACCGTCGTTCAGATTCTCAATGGCCACTACAACACCCTCGCGTTTAGCGACCTGCGAGGCAGCGTCGTCGGCGGTAATGCCCAGGCGACCACCTATGCTGTGAACTGCAAGGAGGACTCTTCTTCGTGCCCCCTCACCAAGCCGATCACCATCACTCAAGGCCCTTCCACCTTTACCATGAGCGCGGTTTACACCATGACCACCATGGGAGCCAAGGGTACTGGGACGATCGTCCAAGATTGCGATATTACCTCCTCGACGGCCACTGCTGTTTGTTCCGTTTCGGTCGGGGCTGCAGTCGAATACAAAGGCAAATCCACTTCTACTTCGTTCGCTACCACAGCCACTGCCACCGGCTCTGCTGAGGTCCTCTATGAGCCCCTGACCATCACGGCCGGTCTGGGCAATTTCAACAAGGCCGGTCCCACTGGCGCGACTGCGACTGGAGCGGCTGCGGACAATCACCCAGCTCGTGTGGGTATGGCAggggctgctgctgctgctgttgcggGCGCTCTTGTTCTGTAA
- a CDS encoding putative gluconate 5-dehydrogenase (unnamed protein product), protein MTAQQSLRGKNAIVTGGSRGIGKGIALELASRGANILLTYNSSRQQAEEVASQIRRVGVDAIAVEGKADDLSAPKNIVDAAAERWGCIDIVINNAGAREDYPVEAMTYEAFDRQIAVNLRFPVFLIKEATRHFGKTPRIVNLSSVYARDGQPGCLAYVASKGAMESLTRSLAKELGHKYNATINCVSPGPVNTELWASTLQSEEKEQWDQVIQSTPAAPRVAEVDDIAQIVAFLSEEGSRWTTGSLINANGGLLFV, encoded by the coding sequence ATGACCGCCCAACAGTCGCTGCGGGGCAAAAATGCCATCGTGACCGGTGGGTCCCGCGGCATCGGCAAAGGAATCGCCCTTGAACTCGCCAGTCGTGGCGCCAATATCCTCCTGACATACAACAGCTCCCGTCAACAGGCCGAAGAGGTCGCTTCGCAGATTCGGAGGGTCGGAGTAGATGCAATCGCAGTTGAAGGCAAAGCGGATGATTTGTCGGCACCGAAAAACATCGTCGATGCAGCCGCTGAGCGATGGGGCTGCATTGACATCGTCATTAACAATGCCGGCGCTCGAGAAGACTACCCCGTCGAGGCAATGACATATGAGGCATTTGATCGCCAAATCGCGGTGAACCTGCGATTCCCGGTATTTCTCATCAAAGAGGCGACGCGACATTTTGGAAAGACGCCGCGCATTGTCAACCTTTCGAGTGTTTATGCTCGGGATGGGCAGCCGGGATGTCTGGCATATGTGGCAAGTAAAGGCGCCATGGAGAGTCTCACGCGATCTTTGGCCAAAGAGTTGGGACATAAGTACAACGCAACCATTAACTGTGTGAGTCCCGGCCCGGTAAATACCGAGCTGTGGGCCTCTACCCTTCAatctgaagagaaagagcaATGGGATCAGGTCATTCAAAGTACCCCTGCTGCGCCGAGGGTGGCAGAGGTGGATGATATTGCTCAGATTGTCGCGTTTCTCTCCGAAGAAGGGAGTAGATGGACTACGGGGAGCTTGATCAATGCTAACGGAGGGCTCCTGTTTGTTTAA